The Bacteroidia bacterium genomic interval CACAATCCTGATCGAAGATGCTGGACTTTCAGGCAGGCCAAACCCTCCTTTTTAATAAGCCAAAGGGATGGACCTCATTTGATGTGGTCAAAAAGGTGCGTAATACCATACGGATCAAAAAGGTCGGACATGCTGGTACCCTTGATCCCCTGGCTACGGGCCTTTTGATTCTGTGCACCGGTAAGCATACCAAGACCATCAATGAAATTCAGGGCCAGGAGAAAGAGTATATCGTTCGCATGAAATTTGGTGCGACGACTCCTTCCTATGATGCCGAGCTACCGGAAGGAGAGATACAAGACGCCTCTCATATTTCCAGAGAGGAGGTAGCAAAGGCAATAGAAGAATCCTTTATGGGAGAAATCGTTCAAATTCCTCCTATGTATTCTGCGGTAAAGATTGATGGACAAAGGGCTTACAAGGCTGCCCGTCAGGGAAAAAGGCTAGAATTAAGACCGCGAGACGTTCACATTTATGC includes:
- the truB gene encoding tRNA pseudouridine(55) synthase TruB encodes the protein MLDFQAGQTLLFNKPKGWTSFDVVKKVRNTIRIKKVGHAGTLDPLATGLLILCTGKHTKTINEIQGQEKEYIVRMKFGATTPSYDAELPEGEIQDASHISREEVAKAIEESFMGEIVQIPPMYSAVKIDGQRAYKAARQGKRLELRPRDVHIYAFGLLDTDTEAPEFDARIVCSKGTYIRSLVHDLGQKLGVGAYMRELERTRIGPHLLKDAWEIKDFVEQVKASD